One segment of Cetobacterium sp. NK01 DNA contains the following:
- the dapB gene encoding 4-hydroxy-tetrahydrodipicolinate reductase: MNIAVHGTGTMGTVIKELGGENVVAFVNDINEIQKNLKIDVVIDFSHFSKLEKLLNDCVEKEYPLVIATTGYDGKILEKIVDSSKKIPILLSSNTSLGINAVNDILEKITPKLEENFDIEIIEKHHNKKIDAPSGTAITLLETIQNSLSEKYEVIYGREGMKKREQKEIGVHAIRGGTIVGEHSIIFAGEDEIIEITHKALSKKIFAVGALKCADFIFSKKPNLYTMKDMFK; encoded by the coding sequence TTGAATATAGCTGTACATGGAACAGGGACGATGGGAACTGTGATTAAGGAATTAGGTGGAGAAAACGTAGTTGCCTTTGTTAATGATATAAATGAAATTCAAAAAAATCTTAAAATAGATGTTGTGATAGACTTTTCACATTTTAGCAAGTTAGAAAAGTTGTTAAACGATTGTGTAGAAAAAGAATATCCTTTAGTTATAGCAACAACGGGTTATGATGGGAAAATATTAGAAAAAATAGTAGATTCCTCAAAAAAAATACCTATATTATTATCATCAAATACATCTTTGGGAATTAATGCTGTAAATGATATTCTAGAAAAAATAACACCAAAATTAGAAGAGAATTTTGATATTGAAATAATAGAAAAGCATCATAATAAAAAAATAGATGCTCCTAGTGGTACTGCGATTACTCTTTTAGAAACAATTCAGAACTCGTTATCAGAAAAGTATGAAGTTATTTATGGAAGAGAAGGGATGAAAAAAAGAGAGCAAAAAGAGATTGGAGTACACGCTATAAGAGGAGGGACGATAGTTGGTGAACATAGTATAATTTTTGCTGGAGAAGATGAAATAATAGAAATAACACACAAAGCTTTATCAAAAAAAATTTTTGCTGTAGGAGCTTTAAAATGTGCAGATTTTATATTTTCAAAGAAACCAAATCTTTATACGATGAAAGATATGTTTAAATAA
- the nusG gene encoding transcription termination/antitermination protein NusG, whose product MEKSLVKKWFMIHTYSGYEKKVKTDLEQKIETLGLSNIVTKVLVPEEETIEERRGKKKVISRKLFPGYVMLEMEATREESGDGINFRVDSDAWYVVRNTNGVTGFVGVGSDPIPMEDDEVENIFSVIGYKNDEDEKALKEVIKVDYEVGDYVKLLSEGFENQEGKVAEIDMEHRKVKVMMEMFGRMTPIEVDLNSVEKA is encoded by the coding sequence ATGGAAAAAAGCTTAGTGAAAAAATGGTTTATGATTCATACTTATTCGGGGTATGAGAAAAAAGTTAAAACGGACTTAGAACAGAAGATAGAAACTTTAGGTTTATCTAATATAGTAACTAAAGTTTTAGTTCCTGAAGAGGAAACTATTGAAGAGAGAAGAGGAAAGAAAAAGGTTATTTCAAGAAAACTATTTCCTGGGTATGTTATGCTAGAAATGGAAGCTACTAGAGAGGAAAGTGGAGATGGAATCAACTTTAGAGTAGACTCTGATGCTTGGTATGTTGTTAGAAATACTAATGGTGTAACAGGATTCGTTGGTGTAGGATCTGATCCGATTCCAATGGAAGATGATGAAGTAGAAAATATCTTCTCTGTTATAGGATACAAAAATGATGAGGATGAGAAAGCACTAAAAGAAGTTATAAAAGTTGACTATGAAGTAGGAGACTATGTAAAACTTCTATCTGAAGGTTTTGAAAACCAAGAAGGAAAAGTTGCAGAAATCGATATGGAACATAGAAAAGTTAAGGTAATGATGGAGATGTTTGGAAGAATGACTCCTATTGAAGTTGATCTTAACAGTGTAGAGAAAGCTTAA
- the rpmG gene encoding 50S ribosomal protein L33, with translation MRVNIQLECTECKRRNYSTSKNKKNTTERLELNKYCKWDKKVTLHKETKK, from the coding sequence GTGAGAGTAAATATTCAATTAGAGTGTACAGAGTGTAAAAGAAGAAACTACAGTACTTCAAAGAATAAGAAGAACACTACTGAAAGATTAGAATTAAATAAATACTGTAAATGGGACAAAAAAGTAACATTACATAAAGAAACTAAAAAATAA
- the dapA gene encoding 4-hydroxy-tetrahydrodipicolinate synthase, with the protein MFKGSGVALITPFNEDMSVNYLKVSELVEYHCENSTDALIILGTTGEASTLTENEKVKIVETVLEANKKRLPIIVGAGSNNTIQAIEMAKKYEQMGVDGLLLVTPYYNKGNEDGIYKHFISIAEFVDLPIMLYNVPGRTGVNLSINLLKKLSKQKNIVALKEASGDISYACEIARLVPELALYSGNDDITIPLMSIGAVGTVSVLANIEPKVVHNMVYSFLNGDVKEAQRLQLKYNGLVKALFVEVNPIPVKEAMNILGKNVGKCRLPLGDLDEKSKSIVKKELQEVGETI; encoded by the coding sequence ATGTTTAAAGGATCAGGAGTAGCACTAATTACACCATTTAATGAAGACATGAGTGTAAATTATTTAAAAGTATCAGAGTTAGTAGAATATCACTGTGAAAATAGCACAGATGCTCTTATAATTTTAGGTACAACAGGAGAGGCTAGTACACTTACAGAGAATGAAAAAGTCAAAATTGTTGAAACTGTTTTAGAAGCTAATAAGAAGAGGCTACCTATAATAGTTGGAGCTGGGAGTAACAATACGATTCAAGCTATTGAAATGGCCAAGAAATATGAACAAATGGGTGTGGATGGTCTGTTATTAGTAACACCATATTATAATAAAGGAAATGAAGATGGAATATATAAACACTTTATATCAATAGCAGAATTTGTTGATTTACCTATAATGTTATATAATGTTCCAGGAAGAACAGGAGTAAATTTATCTATAAATTTACTAAAAAAATTATCTAAACAAAAGAATATTGTCGCGTTAAAGGAAGCTAGTGGAGATATTTCTTATGCTTGTGAAATAGCTCGTTTAGTACCAGAGTTAGCTTTATATTCAGGGAATGATGATATAACAATACCATTGATGTCTATAGGAGCTGTGGGAACAGTTTCTGTTTTAGCTAATATTGAGCCAAAAGTCGTTCATAATATGGTTTATAGTTTTCTAAATGGTGATGTAAAGGAAGCTCAGAGACTTCAATTAAAATATAATGGATTAGTAAAAGCTTTATTTGTAGAAGTAAATCCAATTCCTGTAAAAGAAGCTATGAATATACTTGGTAAAAATGTTGGAAAATGCCGTCTGCCTTTAGGGGATTTAGATGAAAAAAGCAAAAGTATAGTCAAAAAAGAGCTTCAAGAAGTTGGTGAGACAATTTGA
- the rpoB gene encoding DNA-directed RNA polymerase subunit beta — protein MGKLVERLNFGRIEERGTMPHFLEFQLDSYEDFLQAKEAPLNRKDKGLESAFREIFPVESSNGDIKLEYVSYELHEAEAPLNDELECKKRGKTYSASLKVRLRLTNKKSGNEIQETLVYFGEVPLMTERGTFIINGAERVVVSQLHRSPGVSFNKEVNIQTGKDLFSGKIIPYKGTWLEFETDKNDFLSVKIDRKKKVLATVFLKAVDFFDTNEEIMDEFLEEKEINLSEYYARYSNKEELISVLKTKIEGSFIKEDVFNEETGEILLETKQLITEAVIFDLVDLKIENILVWEVKPEDKVFANTIVNDTGDTKEEAVTEVFKKLRPGDLVTIDSARSLIKQMFFNPQRYDLEPVGRYKMNKRLKLDLPEDEILLTKEDVIATVKYVINLNNGKGHTDDIDNLSNRRVRGVGELLLMQIKAGLSKMGKMVKEKMTIQDVETLTPQSLLNTRPLNALVLDFFGSGQLSQFMDQSNPLAELTHKRRISALGPGGLSRERAGFEVRDVHDSHYGRICPIETPEGPNIGLIGSLAIYAKVNSYGFIETPYVKVENGIANFDDIHYLAADEEEGLFIAQADTKIGENGELLGDVVCRYGHEIVNISGEKVHYLDVSPKQVVSVSAGLIPFLEHDDANRALMGSNMQRQAVPLLRTEAPFIGTGLERKVAVDSGAVISAKAKGKVTYVDAKEIIIEDAEGKVYRHRLLNFERSNQAMCLHQTPLVDLGQEVELGQVIADGPATKGGDLALGRNILMAFMPWEGYNYEDAILISDRLRKDDVFTSIHIEEYEIEARNTKLGDEEITREIPNVSEEALKNLDSRGIIVVGSEVGPGDILVGKTAPKGESEPPAEEKLLRAIFGEKARDVRDTSLKMPHGSKGTVVEVLELSRENGDELKAGVNRSIRVFIAEKRKITVGDKMSGRHGNKGVVSRVLPAEDMPFLADGTHLDVVINPLGVPSRMNIGQVLEVHLGMAMGKLNGGTYLSTPVFDGATEEQVKDYLEKAGYPRKGKVTLFDGRTGDKFDNPVTVGRMYMLKLHHLVEDKMHARAIGPYSLVTQQPLGGKAQFGGQRLGEMEVWALEAYGASNILQEMLTVKSDDVTGRTKTYEAIVKGEEMPEADLPESFKVLLKEFQALALDVELFDFDNELINVNEELGKDETIVEFSLSDQIN, from the coding sequence ATGGGGAAACTCGTTGAAAGATTGAATTTTGGAAGAATCGAAGAAAGAGGTACTATGCCTCATTTTTTAGAATTCCAACTGGATTCCTATGAAGATTTTCTACAAGCTAAGGAGGCTCCACTTAACAGAAAAGATAAGGGGCTAGAATCTGCTTTTAGAGAAATATTCCCTGTTGAATCTTCAAATGGAGATATAAAATTAGAGTATGTTTCTTATGAGTTACATGAAGCGGAAGCTCCATTGAATGATGAGCTTGAATGTAAGAAAAGAGGGAAAACTTATTCTGCGTCTTTAAAAGTAAGATTAAGACTTACTAACAAAAAGAGTGGAAACGAAATCCAAGAAACACTTGTTTATTTTGGAGAAGTTCCTTTAATGACTGAAAGAGGGACATTTATAATAAATGGTGCTGAAAGAGTTGTTGTATCACAGTTACATAGATCTCCAGGAGTATCATTTAACAAAGAGGTTAATATTCAAACAGGAAAAGACTTGTTCTCTGGAAAAATTATTCCGTATAAAGGGACTTGGCTAGAGTTTGAAACTGATAAAAATGATTTCTTAAGCGTTAAAATTGACAGAAAGAAAAAAGTTTTAGCAACTGTATTTTTAAAAGCTGTTGATTTCTTTGATACAAATGAAGAGATAATGGATGAATTTTTAGAAGAAAAAGAAATTAACTTATCAGAATATTATGCAAGATATTCAAATAAAGAAGAGTTAATAAGTGTATTAAAAACTAAAATCGAAGGAAGCTTTATTAAAGAAGATGTGTTTAATGAGGAGACTGGAGAAATTTTACTTGAGACTAAGCAATTGATTACAGAAGCTGTAATATTTGATTTAGTTGATTTAAAAATAGAAAATATTTTAGTTTGGGAAGTTAAACCAGAGGATAAAGTATTTGCTAATACGATTGTAAATGATACTGGTGATACAAAAGAAGAAGCTGTAACAGAGGTATTTAAGAAATTAAGACCAGGAGATTTAGTAACAATAGATTCAGCTAGATCTTTAATAAAACAAATGTTCTTTAATCCACAGAGATATGATTTAGAACCTGTTGGAAGATATAAAATGAATAAAAGATTAAAATTAGATCTTCCAGAAGATGAGATCCTATTAACAAAAGAGGACGTAATCGCAACTGTAAAGTACGTTATTAATTTAAATAATGGAAAAGGACATACAGATGATATAGATAATCTTTCTAATAGAAGAGTTAGAGGGGTTGGAGAGTTGCTGTTAATGCAAATTAAAGCAGGACTTTCTAAAATGGGTAAAATGGTAAAAGAGAAAATGACAATACAAGATGTAGAGACATTAACTCCACAATCATTACTAAATACTAGACCTTTAAATGCTTTAGTATTAGATTTCTTTGGATCAGGACAATTATCACAATTCATGGACCAATCAAATCCTCTTGCTGAATTAACTCACAAAAGAAGAATATCAGCATTAGGACCTGGAGGACTTTCAAGAGAAAGAGCAGGATTCGAAGTTAGAGACGTTCATGACTCTCACTATGGAAGAATTTGTCCAATAGAAACTCCAGAAGGACCAAACATTGGACTTATTGGATCTTTAGCTATATATGCTAAAGTAAATTCATATGGATTTATAGAAACTCCATACGTTAAGGTGGAAAATGGAATAGCTAATTTTGATGATATTCATTATTTAGCAGCAGATGAAGAAGAAGGATTATTCATAGCCCAAGCGGATACAAAGATTGGTGAAAATGGAGAGCTTTTAGGAGATGTTGTATGTAGATATGGACATGAAATAGTTAATATTTCAGGAGAAAAAGTTCATTATTTAGATGTATCACCTAAACAAGTTGTATCAGTTTCAGCAGGATTAATTCCATTCCTTGAGCATGATGACGCCAATAGAGCACTTATGGGATCAAACATGCAAAGACAGGCTGTTCCGTTATTAAGAACAGAAGCTCCATTTATAGGAACAGGACTTGAAAGAAAAGTTGCTGTTGATTCAGGAGCTGTAATTTCAGCTAAAGCAAAAGGTAAAGTTACTTATGTAGATGCAAAAGAAATTATAATTGAAGATGCAGAAGGAAAAGTTTACAGACATAGATTATTAAACTTTGAAAGATCAAACCAAGCAATGTGTTTACATCAAACACCATTAGTTGACTTAGGACAAGAGGTAGAATTAGGACAAGTAATTGCTGATGGACCTGCAACAAAAGGTGGAGACTTAGCTTTAGGAAGAAATATTCTAATGGCATTCATGCCTTGGGAAGGATATAACTACGAGGATGCTATTCTTATATCAGATAGATTAAGAAAAGATGACGTATTTACATCTATCCATATAGAAGAATATGAAATAGAAGCAAGAAATACTAAGTTAGGTGATGAAGAGATTACAAGAGAAATACCAAATGTATCTGAAGAAGCTTTAAAGAATTTAGATTCTAGAGGTATAATTGTAGTTGGATCAGAGGTTGGACCAGGAGATATATTAGTTGGAAAAACAGCACCAAAAGGTGAATCTGAGCCGCCAGCAGAAGAAAAGTTATTAAGAGCTATCTTCGGAGAAAAAGCTAGAGATGTAAGAGATACATCTTTAAAAATGCCTCATGGATCTAAAGGAACAGTTGTTGAAGTTCTTGAATTATCAAGAGAGAATGGAGATGAATTAAAAGCTGGAGTAAATAGATCAATAAGAGTATTTATAGCTGAAAAAAGAAAAATAACTGTTGGAGATAAAATGTCAGGAAGACACGGTAATAAAGGTGTTGTTTCTAGAGTATTACCAGCAGAAGATATGCCATTCTTAGCAGATGGTACACACTTAGACGTTGTAATCAATCCACTTGGAGTTCCTTCACGTATGAACATCGGACAGGTTCTAGAGGTTCACTTAGGAATGGCAATGGGTAAATTAAATGGTGGAACATATTTATCAACTCCAGTATTTGATGGTGCAACAGAAGAGCAAGTAAAAGATTATTTAGAGAAAGCTGGATATCCAAGAAAAGGTAAGGTTACTTTATTTGATGGAAGAACTGGAGATAAATTTGATAATCCAGTAACAGTTGGAAGAATGTATATGTTAAAACTTCACCATCTTGTTGAAGATAAGATGCATGCAAGAGCAATTGGACCATACTCATTAGTAACACAACAACCTCTTGGAGGAAAAGCACAATTCGGAGGACAAAGACTTGGAGAGATGGAGGTTTGGGCTTTAGAAGCATACGGAGCATCAAATATACTTCAAGAAATGTTAACGGTTAAGTCTGACGATGTAACAGGTAGAACAAAAACTTATGAAGCAATTGTAAAAGGTGAAGAGATGCCAGAGGCAGACTTACCAGAGTCATTTAAGGTTCTATTAAAAGAGTTCCAAGCTTTAGCGCTAGATGTAGAACTTTTTGATTTTGACAATGAGTTAATTAATGTTAACGAAGAGTTAGGAAAAGACGAAACAATCGTTGAGTTTTCTTTATCTGACCAAATAAACTAA
- the rplJ gene encoding 50S ribosomal protein L10, protein MATQLKKELVAELVEKISKAQSIVLVDYQGLKVNQETELRKQMRENGAEYLVAKNRLFKIALAEAGIADKFDDLLEGTTAFAFGYADPVTPAKVVYDVEAAQAKANAKAKKTIFTIKGGVLTGKRVEAAEVVALAKLPSREQLLSMVLNGMLGPVRKLAYATVAIAEKKEAAAE, encoded by the coding sequence ATGGCAACTCAATTAAAAAAGGAACTTGTAGCTGAATTAGTTGAAAAAATTTCTAAAGCTCAATCAATCGTTTTAGTTGACTATCAAGGTCTTAAAGTTAATCAAGAGACTGAGTTAAGAAAACAAATGAGAGAAAACGGAGCTGAGTACTTAGTTGCTAAGAACAGACTGTTCAAAATAGCACTAGCTGAGGCTGGTATCGCTGATAAATTCGATGATTTACTAGAGGGGACTACTGCATTTGCATTCGGATATGCTGATCCAGTAACTCCAGCAAAGGTAGTTTACGATGTAGAAGCGGCTCAAGCAAAAGCAAACGCAAAAGCTAAGAAAACTATATTCACTATAAAAGGTGGAGTATTAACTGGTAAGAGAGTTGAAGCTGCAGAGGTAGTAGCACTAGCTAAATTACCTTCTAGAGAGCAACTTCTTTCTATGGTTCTTAACGGAATGCTTGGACCAGTTAGAAAACTTGCTTATGCAACTGTGGCAATCGCTGAGAAGAAAGAAGCAGCTGCTGAGTAA
- the secE gene encoding preprotein translocase subunit SecE: MGLINDVRREYSKVQWPRRKEIVAATSWVVAMSIFLGIYLGVFDIIASRLLKMLVSLFGG; the protein is encoded by the coding sequence ATGGGACTAATTAATGATGTAAGAAGAGAGTATTCTAAGGTTCAATGGCCTAGAAGAAAAGAGATTGTTGCAGCAACTAGTTGGGTTGTTGCTATGAGTATATTTTTAGGAATATACTTAGGAGTTTTCGATATAATTGCTTCAAGACTTTTAAAGATGCTTGTATCTCTCTTTGGAGGATAA
- the rplK gene encoding 50S ribosomal protein L11 has translation MAKEVIGLIKLQLPAGKANPAPPVGPALGQHGVNIMEFCKAFNAKTQDKAGWIIPVEISVYNDRSFTFILKTPPASDLLKKAAGIQSGAQNSKKEVAGTINTAKLREIAETKMPDLNAGSVEAAMNIIAGSARSMGIKIED, from the coding sequence ATGGCAAAAGAAGTAATCGGATTAATAAAACTACAATTACCTGCTGGAAAAGCTAACCCTGCTCCACCAGTAGGACCAGCATTAGGACAACACGGAGTTAACATTATGGAATTCTGTAAGGCGTTCAATGCAAAAACTCAAGATAAAGCAGGATGGATTATCCCAGTTGAAATCTCTGTTTATAACGACAGATCTTTCACATTTATCTTAAAAACTCCACCAGCATCTGATTTATTAAAGAAAGCAGCTGGAATTCAATCAGGAGCTCAAAACTCTAAAAAAGAAGTAGCTGGAACTATAAATACAGCTAAATTAAGAGAAATCGCTGAAACTAAGATGCCAGATTTAAATGCTGGATCAGTAGAAGCTGCTATGAACATCATAGCTGGATCAGCAAGATCAATGGGAATTAAAATAGAGGACTAA
- the dapD gene encoding 2,3,4,5-tetrahydropyridine-2,6-dicarboxylate N-acetyltransferase: MKLETAEELISFIKNSTKKTLSKVYINGIVNLKTENIFSFKGEEGVILIGDWKEIEEILQENKENIKNYFVENIARNSGVPLLDTKNINARIEPGAIIRDKVKIGNNAVIMMGAVINIGAEIGEETMIDMNAVLGGRAIVGKRCHIGAGTVLAGVIEPPSAQPVIVEDDVMIGANAVVIEGVKIGKGAVVAAGAIVLQDVPQGAVVAGNPAKVIKLKDEKTSEKTKLMDDLRK; this comes from the coding sequence ATGAAATTAGAAACAGCTGAAGAATTAATAAGTTTTATAAAAAATTCAACAAAAAAAACTTTGTCAAAAGTTTATATAAATGGAATAGTAAATTTAAAAACTGAAAATATATTTTCTTTTAAAGGCGAAGAGGGAGTAATTTTAATTGGCGATTGGAAAGAGATTGAAGAAATACTCCAAGAAAATAAGGAAAATATAAAAAATTATTTTGTAGAAAATATAGCTAGAAACTCTGGAGTACCTTTATTAGATACTAAAAATATAAACGCTAGAATAGAACCAGGAGCTATAATAAGAGATAAAGTAAAAATTGGCAATAATGCAGTAATTATGATGGGGGCCGTTATAAATATTGGGGCTGAAATAGGAGAAGAAACTATGATTGACATGAACGCAGTATTGGGCGGAAGAGCAATAGTTGGTAAAAGATGTCATATAGGAGCAGGAACTGTTTTAGCTGGTGTAATAGAGCCTCCATCTGCGCAACCTGTAATAGTAGAAGATGATGTAATGATAGGAGCTAATGCAGTAGTCATAGAAGGTGTTAAGATAGGTAAAGGTGCGGTTGTTGCAGCAGGAGCAATTGTTTTACAAGATGTACCTCAAGGAGCAGTTGTAGCAGGAAATCCAGCTAAAGTAATAAAGTTAAAAGATGAAAAAACTTCTGAAAAGACAAAACTTATGGATGATTTAAGAAAATAA
- the rplA gene encoding 50S ribosomal protein L1, which yields MANKRGKKYLEIAKLVEQGRLYEVKEAIELVRKTRTANFVETVEIALRLGVDPRHADQQVRGTVVLPHGTGKTVKILAITSGANIEKALEAGADYAGAEEYIEKIQQGWFDFDIVIATPDMMPKLGRLGRVLGTKGLMPNPKSGTVTPDIATAVSEFKKGKLAFRVDKLGSIHAPIGKADFSEEALLENFTAFINEIVRLKPSASKGQYLRTVAVSLTMGPGVKMDPVLVAKNA from the coding sequence ATGGCAAATAAAAGAGGTAAAAAATACCTAGAAATAGCTAAATTAGTTGAGCAAGGAAGACTATACGAGGTTAAAGAAGCTATAGAACTTGTAAGAAAAACAAGAACAGCTAACTTCGTAGAGACAGTTGAGATAGCATTAAGATTAGGAGTAGATCCTAGACATGCTGACCAACAAGTTAGAGGTACAGTAGTACTTCCACACGGAACAGGAAAGACAGTTAAAATCTTAGCAATCACTTCAGGAGCTAACATAGAGAAAGCTTTAGAAGCTGGAGCAGATTATGCTGGAGCAGAAGAGTATATCGAGAAAATTCAACAAGGTTGGTTTGACTTTGATATCGTAATCGCAACTCCAGACATGATGCCTAAATTAGGAAGATTAGGAAGAGTTTTAGGAACTAAAGGTTTAATGCCTAACCCTAAGTCAGGAACAGTTACACCAGATATCGCAACGGCAGTATCTGAGTTCAAGAAAGGAAAACTTGCATTTAGAGTAGACAAGTTAGGATCAATCCATGCGCCAATTGGTAAAGCAGATTTCTCTGAAGAAGCTTTATTAGAGAACTTTACAGCGTTCATAAATGAGATTGTAAGATTAAAGCCATCTGCATCTAAAGGTCAATACTTAAGAACTGTTGCAGTTTCTTTAACAATGGGACCAGGAGTTAAGATGGATCCAGTTTTAGTTGCAAAAAATGCTTAA
- the rplL gene encoding 50S ribosomal protein L7/L12 yields MAFNKEQFIADLEAMSVLELRELVTALEEHFGVTAAAPVAVAAAEGPAAEEKTEFDVVLTAAGANKIAVIKEVRAITGLGLKEAKELVDNGGTLKEGASKEEAEAIKAKLTEAGATVEVK; encoded by the coding sequence ATGGCATTCAATAAAGAGCAATTCATAGCTGATTTAGAAGCTATGTCAGTATTAGAGTTAAGAGAATTAGTAACAGCTTTAGAGGAGCACTTCGGTGTTACTGCTGCTGCACCAGTAGCTGTAGCTGCTGCTGAGGGACCAGCTGCAGAGGAGAAAACAGAATTTGATGTAGTTTTAACTGCAGCAGGAGCTAATAAAATAGCTGTAATCAAAGAAGTAAGAGCAATTACTGGATTAGGATTAAAAGAAGCTAAAGAGTTAGTAGATAACGGTGGAACATTAAAAGAGGGAGCTTCTAAAGAAGAGGCTGAAGCTATAAAAGCTAAATTAACTGAAGCTGGAGCTACAGTAGAGGTTAAGTAA